One window of Pseudacidobacterium ailaaui genomic DNA carries:
- a CDS encoding YebC/PmpR family DNA-binding transcriptional regulator, with product MSGHSKWHSIKHKKGALDAKRGKIFTRLIKEITIAARAGGDPDGNPRLRTAIAAAKAENMPADNIKRAIQRGTGELPGAVYEEITFEGYGPGGVAIIVECTTDNRNRTVSEIRHMFSKHGGNLGETGSVRFMFTKKGVIAVPKSAADEEKLMSIVLEAGGEDLNDEGDTWEILTDPQNFEAVAQAVRDAGIETVMSEVTMIASTYTKLEGSTAAQMVRLLEALEDHDDVQNVYSNFDMDAKQLEEVAG from the coding sequence ATGTCCGGCCATTCCAAATGGCACAGTATCAAGCACAAGAAGGGCGCCCTTGACGCCAAGCGCGGCAAGATTTTTACGCGCCTGATAAAGGAAATCACCATTGCAGCCAGGGCCGGCGGGGACCCTGATGGAAATCCGCGTCTGCGAACTGCCATTGCCGCTGCGAAAGCAGAAAACATGCCGGCAGACAACATCAAGCGCGCCATCCAGCGAGGGACCGGCGAGCTACCGGGTGCGGTCTACGAAGAAATCACATTTGAAGGATACGGCCCGGGCGGGGTGGCGATCATCGTCGAGTGCACGACCGACAATCGGAACCGCACGGTCAGCGAAATCAGGCACATGTTCTCAAAACATGGTGGGAACCTGGGGGAAACCGGCTCTGTGCGCTTTATGTTCACCAAGAAAGGCGTGATCGCGGTCCCAAAAAGCGCAGCAGATGAAGAGAAGTTGATGAGCATTGTGCTGGAAGCCGGCGGTGAAGACCTGAATGATGAGGGTGATACCTGGGAAATCCTTACGGATCCGCAGAATTTTGAGGCAGTCGCCCAGGCAGTTCGCGATGCCGGTATTGAAACGGTCATGTCAGAGGTGACAATGATCGCGTCGACCTATACCAAGCTTGAAGGGTCTACGGCGGCGCAGATGGTCCGTTTGCTGGAGGCCCTGGAAGACCACGACGACGTGCAGAACGTTTATTCCAATTTCGACATGGATGCAAAACAGCTGGAAGAGGTCGCGGGCTGA
- the truB gene encoding tRNA pseudouridine(55) synthase TruB, with the protein MNGLLIVDKPAGATSHDVVAHIRRVTGERSIGHLGTLDPMATGVLPLLMGKFTRLAQFFGPLEKSYAGTIRFGFATDTYDAEGRPMGDPVAVSLTLEQVRTAASRFQGEVLQMPPPFSAKKVAGKPAYKLARAGKEPELRPVPISIRQLDITALEGDTAAFLMTVSSGGYVRSVAHDLGQALGCGAHLTSLRRTAAGPFLLEDALPLPEVERLAAGGELVAHMPHPRTLLPELPAVTADPVSTGMVRHGAAVNLPEFSQAPLIKIFEGQTKLIAIGRRVAGTLFQPIVVLL; encoded by the coding sequence GTGAACGGGCTGTTGATCGTAGACAAGCCAGCGGGAGCAACATCGCATGATGTTGTGGCGCACATCCGCAGGGTCACCGGAGAGCGCTCCATCGGGCATCTTGGCACACTGGACCCCATGGCCACCGGCGTACTTCCTCTGCTGATGGGGAAGTTTACCCGGCTGGCGCAGTTTTTTGGCCCTCTGGAAAAGAGCTACGCGGGTACCATCCGGTTTGGATTTGCGACCGACACCTACGACGCCGAAGGACGGCCCATGGGCGATCCTGTTGCTGTTTCACTCACGCTCGAACAGGTGCGCACCGCAGCTTCCCGCTTTCAGGGCGAGGTCCTTCAGATGCCTCCTCCGTTTTCTGCAAAAAAGGTCGCGGGTAAACCCGCCTACAAGCTGGCCCGCGCTGGAAAAGAGCCCGAACTCCGGCCCGTTCCCATCTCGATCCGTCAACTGGATATCACCGCGCTCGAAGGCGATACCGCTGCATTTCTCATGACCGTCTCTTCCGGCGGATATGTGCGCAGTGTGGCACATGATCTAGGCCAGGCCCTGGGCTGTGGTGCACATCTTACCAGTCTGCGGCGCACAGCAGCGGGCCCGTTTCTGCTGGAAGACGCTCTTCCTTTGCCTGAAGTGGAAAGACTTGCTGCTGGCGGAGAGCTTGTCGCACACATGCCCCATCCGCGCACCCTCCTGCCGGAGCTGCCCGCCGTAACTGCGGACCCAGTTTCTACAGGCATGGTCCGTCATGGAGCAGCGGTCAATCTGCCCGAGTTTTCTCAGGCGCCGCTAATCAAGATTTTTGAAGGACAGACCAAGCTGATTGCCATCGGACGCCGCGTCGCCGGAACGCTCTTTCAGCCAATCGTCGTGCTGCTGTAG
- a CDS encoding VWA domain-containing protein, protein MMKRLLSSGLLALLLLSSKSIGSPAFAQEDPSHIRVNVVLVQLNIAVTDRKGHYITGLRPENFQVMEDKIPERIATFEEGNGPVVKVSGTPPSSAGNLIAQNSGPTAPTPGGMKFMDSTMGSVNTPLAGANVFILFDTSNYMYRGFVFAQDAIANFVRSLEGVDRVAFYSYSRDLSRATQLTSDRAAVMQGVRSTVAGDDAALYNSLLMTVKDAAPLRGRKAIVVFSNGPDNASSVPPEDVAELAQSTGTIIYMISTQQAQGDPVSTAVFERMSKATGGKAYFAKNWEDEKRAFGSIREDLAHLYSISYYPQPNPNRGWRAISVKLVGHGLEKYHVRTRDGYRLRQQTQ, encoded by the coding sequence ATGATGAAACGCCTCTTGTCTTCAGGTCTGCTGGCATTGCTTTTGCTGAGCAGTAAGAGCATTGGCAGTCCGGCCTTTGCGCAGGAAGACCCTTCCCACATTCGCGTCAATGTGGTCCTGGTGCAGTTGAACATCGCTGTAACCGACCGCAAAGGTCACTACATTACCGGACTGCGCCCGGAAAACTTCCAGGTCATGGAAGACAAAATTCCGGAGAGGATTGCAACTTTTGAAGAAGGCAATGGCCCTGTAGTGAAGGTAAGCGGGACCCCGCCGTCCAGTGCTGGAAATCTGATAGCACAAAACAGCGGGCCTACAGCACCGACCCCTGGAGGTATGAAGTTTATGGACAGCACGATGGGATCCGTAAACACGCCGCTGGCCGGGGCCAATGTTTTTATCTTGTTTGATACGAGCAACTACATGTATCGCGGCTTTGTCTTCGCCCAGGACGCCATTGCCAATTTTGTCCGTTCGCTGGAAGGCGTGGACCGCGTGGCCTTCTACTCTTATAGTCGCGACCTTTCACGTGCCACCCAGCTTACCTCTGACCGGGCCGCGGTCATGCAGGGTGTCCGTAGCACAGTGGCCGGAGACGACGCGGCACTCTATAACTCGCTCCTGATGACGGTGAAAGATGCCGCTCCCCTGCGCGGACGCAAGGCCATCGTAGTATTTTCCAACGGCCCAGACAATGCCAGTTCCGTTCCTCCGGAAGACGTGGCCGAGCTGGCCCAGTCCACCGGGACGATCATTTATATGATCAGCACGCAGCAGGCGCAGGGAGATCCAGTTTCTACCGCGGTGTTTGAGCGCATGAGCAAAGCGACCGGCGGCAAGGCCTACTTTGCAAAGAACTGGGAAGATGAAAAGCGGGCCTTTGGTTCGATTCGAGAAGACCTGGCGCACCTGTATTCCATCAGCTATTATCCGCAACCCAACCCAAACCGTGGGTGGCGCGCAATCTCAGTCAAGCTGGTAGGACACGGCCTGGAGAAGTACCACGTGCGCACCCGTGATGGCTATCGTCTGCGCCAGCAAACGCAGTGA
- a CDS encoding outer membrane beta-barrel protein: MRMSGRNLFACLALCLLSVLLLPGQTTTAADASQSGGIGAQPLPMPPMAGPLQSASPHWIEGGKLAVTGILSGYASTQTNHIAGDASSHFDISNAQVFVQKPAGWWQFYLQGGAYSLPTLGSPQLSSTDAMKDLYGPFPQGYLKLAKGNFDVKAGALPTLIGAEYTFTFQNMNIQRGLLWNQENAVNRGLQMDWSHSKLSTSFSWNDGFYSNRYRWLTGSLSWTFNAANSLCFAAGGNAGANARNTSATPLYLNNEQVYNLIYTYTKGNWVIQPYFQYTDVPTHPSIGIQQGAGTKGGALLMNYSFPHGFSLATREEYLKSTGSPARGSINLLYGPGSGAFSFTASPAYRKDAFFLRGELAIVHATDMAPGAAFGPSGMEATQTRGTIEAGFLF; the protein is encoded by the coding sequence ATGAGGATGTCTGGACGCAACCTTTTTGCCTGCCTCGCGCTTTGCCTTCTGTCTGTTTTGTTGCTTCCGGGACAGACAACAACAGCAGCAGATGCCTCCCAGTCCGGGGGTATCGGTGCCCAGCCCCTGCCGATGCCTCCGATGGCCGGCCCTCTGCAAAGTGCGTCTCCTCACTGGATAGAAGGCGGCAAGCTGGCCGTCACTGGCATCCTGAGCGGGTACGCTTCCACGCAGACGAACCACATTGCTGGAGATGCATCTTCGCACTTTGACATTTCCAACGCCCAAGTATTTGTACAGAAGCCGGCAGGCTGGTGGCAGTTCTATCTTCAGGGCGGAGCTTATAGTTTGCCAACGCTCGGGTCCCCCCAGCTTTCCAGCACAGACGCCATGAAGGACCTGTACGGCCCTTTCCCGCAAGGGTACCTGAAGCTCGCCAAGGGAAATTTCGATGTGAAAGCCGGTGCATTGCCCACCCTGATTGGCGCGGAATATACCTTCACCTTCCAGAACATGAACATCCAGCGCGGGCTGCTGTGGAACCAGGAAAATGCCGTCAATCGCGGTCTGCAGATGGACTGGAGCCACAGCAAACTCAGCACCTCCTTCAGTTGGAATGATGGTTTTTATTCCAATCGCTACCGTTGGCTTACCGGTTCCCTTTCCTGGACTTTCAATGCCGCCAACAGCCTGTGTTTTGCCGCTGGCGGCAATGCTGGAGCGAATGCCAGAAACACTTCGGCAACGCCGCTCTATCTCAACAATGAGCAGGTCTACAATCTCATCTACACCTACACTAAAGGAAATTGGGTGATTCAGCCGTACTTTCAATACACAGATGTGCCTACCCATCCGAGTATCGGGATTCAACAGGGTGCTGGTACAAAGGGCGGCGCTTTGCTGATGAATTACAGTTTTCCGCACGGCTTTTCTCTGGCCACGCGAGAGGAATATCTAAAAAGCACGGGAAGCCCCGCACGAGGTTCCATCAATCTGCTCTATGGCCCAGGCAGTGGCGCGTTCAGCTTTACCGCGAGTCCGGCCTACCGGAAAGACGCGTTCTTCCTTCGCGGAGAGTTGGCCATCGTCCATGCAACTGACATGGCTCCCGGTGCTGCATTCGGTCCTTCTGGCATGGAGGCCACACAGACGCGAGGCACCATCGAGGCCGGCTTCCTGTTCTGA
- a CDS encoding acyloxyacyl hydrolase yields MHKKLVVAFAAAASFFVAISMMAQGTPAPANQSPASAALATRPWEFGPFFQGGVGVGDRSDFTFASAGIRLGKVITDQHLPGLLRGQFECAGELMPYWQSFTPAPHLQWTKYSYEGQTGEVLLPYNGGTFTGVSITPIILRWNFKPGRRMVPWFQGAGGLVWTNHKYPPDIIVPHGEPGGTSVWNFTPQAGIGLHYFLKDRQSITLGINAVHISSASLGDRNPGVNASLQFQIGYTWWK; encoded by the coding sequence ATGCATAAAAAACTTGTTGTTGCTTTCGCTGCTGCTGCTTCTTTTTTCGTTGCAATCTCCATGATGGCCCAGGGCACTCCGGCTCCTGCAAATCAAAGTCCGGCCTCCGCAGCGCTGGCTACCCGGCCATGGGAGTTTGGGCCTTTCTTTCAGGGAGGAGTCGGGGTGGGTGACCGGTCCGATTTCACCTTTGCCAGCGCGGGCATTCGCTTGGGAAAAGTCATCACAGACCAGCATCTGCCGGGCCTTCTGCGTGGACAATTTGAGTGTGCCGGAGAACTGATGCCATACTGGCAGTCTTTTACTCCGGCGCCGCATCTGCAATGGACGAAATACAGCTATGAGGGGCAGACGGGAGAGGTGCTGCTGCCCTACAACGGCGGTACCTTTACGGGCGTCAGTATCACACCCATCATTCTTCGCTGGAACTTCAAGCCGGGCAGGCGCATGGTCCCCTGGTTTCAGGGTGCAGGCGGGCTGGTCTGGACCAACCACAAATATCCCCCGGACATTATTGTTCCTCACGGCGAGCCGGGAGGGACCAGCGTGTGGAATTTCACCCCCCAGGCGGGTATTGGTCTTCACTATTTCTTAAAAGACCGGCAGTCGATCACTCTCGGTATCAATGCGGTTCATATTTCCAGTGCATCTCTGGGCGACCGCAATCCGGGAGTCAACGCCAGCCTGCAATTTCAGATTGGCTACACTTGGTGGAAATAA
- the folE gene encoding GTP cyclohydrolase I FolE, with protein MAKPAILRKVLETDLEQVSTQELYREILRRFDEDPSRDGLIRTPERVERAMSFLTKGYREDPAEILRGALFDVDYDEMVIVKDIEMFSLCEHHMLPFFGKVHVAYIPNGKVIGLSKIPRLVEVFARRLQVQERMTRQIADAIQEAIGPQGVGVVIEARHLCMMMRGVEKQHSSTVTSAMVGIFQKQNTRNEFLSLVRNRAQNGF; from the coding sequence ATGGCAAAACCAGCAATTCTCCGCAAGGTCCTGGAAACCGACCTGGAACAGGTGTCCACACAAGAACTCTACCGCGAGATCCTGCGCCGCTTTGATGAAGATCCCTCTCGCGATGGCCTTATCCGCACTCCCGAGCGCGTGGAGCGGGCCATGTCGTTCCTGACCAAAGGATACCGGGAAGACCCGGCGGAGATTCTACGTGGTGCGCTCTTCGATGTGGACTATGACGAGATGGTCATAGTCAAGGACATCGAGATGTTTTCCCTGTGCGAACACCACATGCTGCCTTTTTTTGGAAAAGTCCACGTTGCCTACATTCCCAATGGCAAGGTCATTGGACTGAGCAAGATCCCCCGCCTGGTCGAAGTCTTTGCCCGCCGTCTGCAGGTGCAGGAGCGCATGACACGTCAGATAGCCGATGCCATTCAGGAGGCAATCGGACCGCAGGGGGTTGGCGTCGTGATTGAAGCACGGCACCTTTGCATGATGATGCGGGGGGTTGAGAAGCAGCATTCCTCTACGGTAACTTCGGCGATGGTAGGGATCTTTCAGAAGCAGAACACGCGCAACGAGTTCCTGTCTCTGGTACGCAACCGTGCACAGAACGGCTTCTGA
- a CDS encoding endo-1,4-beta-xylanase has translation MRERLARREFVRGALCAGMARMLPSFPPPDTLRAHAEARGLLVGCAVVPEKLRGEPIYAETVAEQENLLVAENAMKWQALHPAPHRYDFAPADTILAFADAHQQRVRGHNLCWHQALPDWFHSMVTKDNAKQVLTEHICTVAGHYAGRLHSWDVVNEAIEPKDGRPDGLRKSPWLMLLGPEYIDIAFRTARRADPKALLTYNDYGIELDTPEQTEKRRRVLDLVRGMKKRGVSIDAVGVQSHLTAGEQRPGNGLRDFVRELRKMDMQVFITELDVSDHKLQGAPAERDKLVGSLYGDYLRMMLAEPNVTAVLTWGITDKYTWLNHEHGRSDGQPQRPLPFDAEYHPMPAFYAMREAIDARRTT, from the coding sequence ATGAGAGAAAGACTTGCGCGCCGGGAGTTTGTTCGTGGTGCTCTTTGCGCAGGAATGGCCCGTATGCTGCCTTCTTTCCCGCCACCCGATACATTGCGTGCTCATGCTGAAGCACGCGGCCTGCTGGTAGGCTGTGCCGTTGTGCCAGAAAAGCTACGCGGCGAGCCCATCTATGCAGAGACTGTAGCGGAACAGGAAAATCTTCTGGTGGCTGAGAACGCGATGAAATGGCAGGCGCTACATCCGGCCCCGCACCGGTACGATTTCGCCCCGGCAGATACGATCCTGGCCTTTGCCGATGCGCACCAGCAGCGGGTCCGCGGGCACAATCTCTGCTGGCACCAGGCGCTTCCAGACTGGTTTCACTCTATGGTGACAAAGGACAATGCAAAGCAGGTCCTGACCGAACACATCTGCACCGTGGCCGGTCATTACGCGGGAAGGCTGCATTCCTGGGACGTGGTCAACGAGGCCATCGAACCGAAAGACGGGCGTCCCGATGGTTTGCGTAAGTCTCCGTGGTTAATGCTCTTGGGGCCGGAATACATTGACATCGCATTTCGCACGGCAAGGCGGGCAGACCCGAAGGCGCTGCTGACATATAACGATTACGGCATCGAGTTGGATACGCCGGAACAAACAGAGAAGCGCCGCAGGGTATTGGACTTGGTTCGAGGCATGAAAAAGCGCGGTGTTTCCATAGACGCTGTGGGCGTGCAAAGTCATCTGACGGCTGGAGAACAAAGACCCGGAAACGGACTGCGCGATTTTGTACGTGAATTAAGAAAGATGGACATGCAGGTGTTCATTACTGAACTTGACGTCTCGGATCACAAGCTGCAGGGAGCGCCTGCCGAGCGCGACAAGTTGGTTGGCAGCCTGTACGGAGACTATCTGCGGATGATGCTGGCTGAGCCCAACGTCACCGCCGTACTTACCTGGGGCATAACCGACAAGTACACATGGCTCAATCATGAGCATGGACGCAGCGACGGTCAGCCGCAGCGTCCCTTGCCCTTTGATGCGGAGTATCATCCGATGCCCGCGTTTTATGCCATGCGTGAAGCAATCGATGCCAGACGCACAACTTGA
- the nhaA gene encoding Na+/H+ antiporter NhaA, producing MTISARTLGALKLQVRESLIARVLQLPIQQFIHTQGVSSAFLLAAALLALIWANSPWSASYDHIWHIHLTLSGLDLPVHEWINDALMALFFFLVGMEIKQELIHGELRDLRQASLPIFGGLGGMVFPALIYALFNHARPSAHGWGVPMATDIAFSLGVLALVKNIPSELKVFLLSLAIADDIGAIAVIAVFYTDTLHLQALLIAALLVIVILLCRRIGIRRQIFYAALGFAVWLATLRSGIHATIAGVVLGLLVPVTPSVPLDQFSSVCSEMLEEFKKAEAAGDTSLASRQLGAMEYLIANTESQADRITRKLHDWIAFLVLPLFALSNAGVTFTLNTWKALLHSPLAWGVLLGLLAGKPLGITLSCWLAVRTKIASLPPAVNWRQIASVGVIAGIGFTVSLFISALAFSDPVQLGAAKTAVLLASLLAGVSGYVCLNRSTRKTGPSQ from the coding sequence ATGACGATTTCAGCACGTACTCTGGGAGCGCTGAAGCTGCAAGTGCGCGAATCGCTGATTGCCCGCGTCCTGCAACTCCCCATTCAGCAGTTCATTCATACACAAGGCGTCAGCAGCGCATTTCTGCTGGCTGCTGCACTGCTTGCGCTGATTTGGGCCAACTCACCATGGAGTGCGTCCTATGATCACATCTGGCACATTCATCTCACCCTCTCCGGCTTAGACCTGCCCGTGCACGAATGGATCAACGATGCACTCATGGCCCTCTTCTTTTTCCTTGTTGGCATGGAAATCAAGCAGGAACTGATTCATGGAGAACTCAGAGACCTGCGCCAGGCCAGCTTACCCATCTTCGGCGGCCTCGGCGGAATGGTCTTTCCTGCACTGATCTACGCGCTTTTTAACCATGCCCGGCCCAGTGCGCATGGCTGGGGTGTTCCCATGGCTACGGACATTGCTTTTTCCCTTGGTGTCCTGGCCCTGGTCAAAAACATTCCCTCAGAGCTCAAAGTCTTTCTGCTTTCTCTGGCAATTGCCGATGACATTGGAGCCATCGCCGTCATCGCTGTTTTTTATACCGACACGCTCCATCTTCAGGCCCTGCTCATTGCCGCCCTTCTGGTCATTGTCATCCTGCTGTGTCGCAGAATTGGTATCCGGCGGCAGATTTTTTACGCTGCGCTCGGTTTTGCGGTCTGGCTTGCGACCCTGCGCTCGGGCATCCATGCCACAATTGCAGGCGTTGTTTTAGGATTGCTGGTGCCGGTTACACCAAGTGTCCCGCTGGACCAGTTTTCAAGCGTCTGTAGCGAAATGCTTGAGGAGTTCAAAAAGGCGGAGGCCGCGGGGGACACTTCCCTTGCCAGCCGCCAGCTTGGGGCCATGGAATACCTCATCGCCAACACCGAATCCCAGGCCGACCGCATCACAAGAAAGCTGCACGACTGGATTGCATTTCTTGTTCTGCCCCTGTTCGCACTCTCGAATGCAGGAGTGACCTTTACCCTCAATACCTGGAAGGCCCTTCTGCACAGCCCGTTGGCATGGGGAGTGCTGCTCGGATTATTGGCCGGAAAGCCCCTAGGCATCACCCTTTCCTGCTGGCTCGCTGTCCGGACGAAGATCGCCAGCCTACCGCCGGCAGTGAACTGGAGGCAGATTGCCAGCGTCGGCGTAATTGCCGGCATCGGCTTTACCGTCTCACTTTTCATCAGCGCACTGGCCTTCTCGGATCCTGTGCAATTGGGTGCAGCCAAGACCGCTGTTCTGCTCGCTTCCCTGCTGGCTGGAGTTTCCGGCTATGTCTGCCTGAATCGCTCTACGCGAAAAACCGGCCCCTCGCAGTGA
- a CDS encoding TonB-dependent receptor, with protein MSRKGMTFLVRTLLVAWVALWSTGLLFAQAVSIASVSGRVTDPQGAAVSGADVKITSTETGAVRSAVTNNEGLYSIPNLPIGEYTLEVTSAGFQAYVQKGISLRVNDNIQINVPLSVGNVSQQVTVSAAAQMVQTQDNSISQVIDQHRIAELPLNGRQATQLILISGAAVTTPGGDMTGSKNFYSSTTISVAGGQANQLNYLLDGGDNNDTFSNVNLPFPFPDALREFSVETNALPARNGLHPGGVVNIVTQSGSNQFHGVVFEFLRNNVLNATNFFSTKRDTLKRNQFGGTLGGPLIHDKLFFFGGYQGTRNRQTPNSATAYIPTPAALQGDWSAMESAACQSSGKARTIKNPYTGQVFANNQVPTTLYNSASLALLQYLPATSDPCGKVVYGIPTTGDEDQGIIRLDYTFNSRQQLYGRYFIVDYRNPAVFDGKNILVTTNPGNLERAQAFTLGDTWTLSANLVNSAHATVTRRRDDRGPSPNMINGSKLGINTYFYVPNDLRLSVSNGFNTSCGTCAPGFFNVTTGQAADDVDFLKGRHQFAFGADFIRTDNNLLTGYLENGYYQFNGQFSNDPLLDFMLGAMNGYGQSRPQQVAMRESIVGVYGQDTIHANRHLVVNLGLRWEPQLFPHDYFHRGSTFSRAAFDAGQKSTVFTNAPAGSFYYGDKGVPAAFTQNTLTNFSPRFGLVFDPRGDGRQTFRAGFGLLYDSGMLYATQRLTSNPPFVNEIDLTGANGPGGSILFNQPWSGYSTGNPFPVPYPPPSNVSFPQFPLFVVLPKQVKPTYIEQWNASYQLGFANNWLFSMSYLGNRTLHVWGGLPINPAVYLPGNCGSAACSTTKNTNQRRVLYLANPAQGQYYGSILLLRDSGVANYNGMLVSVEHRMASNFTILANYTWSKCLSDTDFDGDIRQSNYQNPVNPGPTILIAILMFLIFSTSPRLP; from the coding sequence ATGTCCAGAAAAGGGATGACATTTCTGGTCAGGACTCTTCTTGTTGCATGGGTTGCTCTATGGAGTACGGGTTTGCTCTTCGCACAGGCGGTCTCAATCGCTTCGGTATCCGGCCGTGTCACCGATCCCCAAGGTGCTGCCGTCAGTGGAGCAGATGTGAAAATCACCTCAACAGAAACCGGAGCTGTACGCAGCGCTGTCACAAACAATGAAGGGTTGTACAGCATTCCAAACCTGCCGATTGGCGAATACACCCTGGAGGTCACCTCGGCTGGCTTTCAGGCTTATGTGCAAAAAGGGATCTCGCTGCGCGTCAATGACAATATTCAGATCAATGTTCCGCTGAGCGTAGGCAATGTGTCCCAGCAAGTGACCGTAAGCGCAGCCGCGCAAATGGTACAAACGCAGGACAACAGCATCTCACAGGTGATTGACCAGCACCGTATTGCAGAACTCCCGCTGAATGGACGCCAGGCCACACAGCTCATTCTGATTTCTGGTGCAGCGGTAACAACTCCCGGCGGCGACATGACGGGAAGTAAGAATTTCTACAGCTCTACAACGATATCAGTCGCTGGAGGTCAGGCAAACCAACTCAATTACCTCTTAGACGGAGGCGACAACAACGACACCTTTTCCAATGTGAACCTGCCCTTTCCTTTCCCAGATGCACTGCGCGAATTCAGTGTTGAGACAAATGCTCTGCCTGCGCGCAATGGGCTGCACCCGGGAGGCGTCGTCAACATTGTTACGCAGTCCGGAAGCAATCAATTTCACGGAGTGGTCTTTGAGTTTCTTCGCAACAATGTCCTGAATGCAACCAATTTTTTCAGCACCAAACGCGATACGCTCAAACGTAACCAGTTTGGCGGGACGCTGGGTGGACCATTGATCCATGACAAGCTCTTCTTCTTTGGCGGATATCAGGGGACCCGGAACCGTCAGACGCCAAACTCAGCAACAGCCTACATTCCGACTCCGGCCGCATTACAAGGCGACTGGTCGGCGATGGAATCGGCGGCATGCCAGTCCAGCGGAAAGGCGCGGACAATTAAAAACCCCTACACTGGCCAGGTATTTGCGAACAATCAGGTGCCCACCACTCTTTACAACTCAGCTTCTCTGGCCCTGCTGCAATATCTGCCTGCCACCAGTGACCCATGCGGAAAGGTTGTCTACGGAATTCCCACGACTGGAGACGAAGACCAGGGAATCATTCGCCTTGATTACACGTTCAATTCAAGGCAGCAACTCTATGGCCGGTACTTTATTGTGGATTACCGGAATCCCGCAGTCTTTGATGGCAAAAACATTCTGGTAACGACGAATCCGGGAAATCTTGAACGAGCACAGGCATTTACTCTGGGTGATACCTGGACCCTCTCTGCGAATCTCGTCAATTCGGCCCACGCTACCGTGACTCGTCGGCGCGATGACCGCGGTCCGTCGCCAAACATGATCAACGGAAGCAAACTAGGCATCAACACATATTTTTATGTACCGAATGATCTGAGGCTGTCTGTCAGCAATGGCTTCAATACGAGTTGTGGCACCTGCGCTCCTGGATTCTTCAACGTAACCACCGGTCAAGCCGCAGATGACGTGGATTTCCTCAAGGGCCGACACCAATTTGCCTTTGGCGCTGACTTCATCCGCACGGACAATAATCTGCTGACAGGTTATCTTGAAAACGGCTACTACCAGTTCAATGGCCAGTTTTCCAATGACCCCTTGCTGGATTTTATGCTTGGCGCGATGAATGGCTATGGACAGAGCCGTCCGCAACAGGTGGCCATGCGCGAGAGCATTGTCGGAGTTTATGGGCAAGACACGATCCATGCGAACCGTCATCTGGTAGTCAACCTGGGCCTCCGCTGGGAACCGCAGCTTTTCCCGCATGATTATTTTCACCGCGGCAGCACGTTTTCGCGGGCGGCCTTTGATGCGGGCCAGAAAAGCACGGTTTTCACCAATGCGCCGGCAGGGTCTTTCTATTATGGAGACAAAGGCGTTCCGGCAGCCTTCACGCAAAATACGCTCACTAATTTTTCGCCGCGCTTTGGACTGGTGTTCGACCCACGCGGTGACGGCAGGCAAACATTCCGCGCTGGATTTGGATTGCTCTACGACTCAGGAATGCTTTATGCAACCCAGCGACTCACCTCCAATCCGCCTTTTGTGAATGAAATTGATTTAACCGGAGCCAATGGGCCGGGCGGATCTATCCTGTTCAATCAACCCTGGTCGGGCTATTCCACCGGCAACCCATTTCCGGTGCCGTATCCGCCGCCTTCCAATGTGAGTTTCCCGCAGTTTCCTCTATTTGTTGTGCTTCCGAAGCAGGTAAAGCCCACTTACATTGAACAATGGAACGCCAGCTATCAGCTAGGGTTTGCAAACAACTGGCTCTTTTCGATGTCTTACTTGGGAAACCGAACGCTCCACGTTTGGGGAGGGCTCCCCATCAATCCGGCTGTATATCTGCCGGGCAATTGTGGTTCTGCTGCATGTTCGACCACAAAGAACACCAATCAGCGTCGAGTTCTCTATCTGGCCAATCCGGCCCAGGGCCAATACTATGGCAGCATTTTGTTATTGCGCGACAGCGGAGTGGCCAACTACAACGGAATGCTCGTCTCTGTAGAGCACCGGATGGCTTCCAACTTTACCATCCTTGCGAATTACACATGGTCTAAATGTCTCAGCGACACGGATTTTGACGGGGACATTCGCCAGTCAAATTACCAAAACCCTGTAAATCCCGGGCCGACTATTCTCATTGCAATTTTGATGTTCCTCATCTTTTCAACCTCACCGCGGTTGCCCTGA